The following are encoded in a window of Oncorhynchus kisutch isolate 150728-3 unplaced genomic scaffold, Okis_V2 scaffold1723, whole genome shotgun sequence genomic DNA:
- the LOC116367772 gene encoding uncharacterized protein LOC116367772, whose product MSLLWQCAILLAVVAASVANEDFNVDCEKHSIKVTWKVSPELVEHAARLFLGHCVPSTFSVLPTGEGMATFHYNLNGCAIKKRVTGEKHIYSTSLTYRPNRKPKPAAISHHIKCVYIRPEGWIPPFLIPAYGSAEGHGGLVFHMALLNEDLTGLAKSSLFPLGSFIPIWAAVDQKDHQPLLLLLEECVAATTPELQSASLVYPIITNKGCLADGKTGNSRFLPRYHSSAILLYLQSFKFALGEEVYIHCKLVAWDPEVFDIEKKACHYIKETGEWELLDDPSQSDLCKCCDSSCKPRLKRGVDSEPQGLVQNSVLGPLTIVENSETWIPSEFVKYPTVEQVDWLV is encoded by the exons ATGTCTCTCCTTTGGCAATGTGCAATTCTTTTGGCTGTCGTAGCAGCAAGCGTTGCCAATGAAG ATTTTAATGTGGATTGTGAGAAACACTCCATTAAAGTGACATGGAAGGTCAGTCCAGAGTTGGTTGAACATGCTGCCCGTcttttccttggacactgtgttccgTCCACATTTTCTGTTCTTCCCACGGGAGAAGGGATGGCGACATTCCACTACAACCTCAATGGCTGTGCCATCAAGAAACGG GTGACTGGAGAAAAACACATCTATTCAACCAGCCTGACTTACAGACCTAACCGAAAGCCCAAACCTGCTGCTATTAGTCACCATATTAAGTGTGTTTACATAAG ACCTGAGGGATGGATTCCCCCATTCCTTATCCCTGCCTATGGTAGTGCTGAGGGTCATGGAGGATTGGTTTTCCACATGGCACTCCTCAATG AAGACCTTACTGGTCTGGCTAAGAGCAGCCTGTTTCCCCTGGGCTCTTTCATCCCCATCTGGGCAGCAGTGGATCAGAAGGACCATCAGCCCTTGCTGCTGCTCTTGGAGGAGTGTGTGGCGGCCACAACACCAGAACTGCAGTCTGCGAGCCTGGTGTACCCCATCATCACCAACAAGGG TTGCCTTGCAGATGGGAAGACTGGGAACTCCAGGTTCCTGCCTAGGTACCACTCGTCTGCTATTCTGCTTTACCTGCAGTCCTTCAAGTTTGCCTTAGGCGAGGAA GTGTATATTCATTGTAAGCTTGTTGCATGGGACCCTGAGGTTTTTGATATAGAAAAGAAGGCTTGCCACTACATTAAAGAGACTGGAGA ATGGGAGCTGCTGGACGACCCGTCTCAAAGTGACCTCTGCAAGTGCTGTGACTCGAGTTGCAAGCCTCGGTTGAAGAGGGGTGTGGATTCAG aaCCCCAGGGCCTGGTTCAAAACTCTGTTCTTGGACCGCTCACAATAGTGGAAAACTCTGAAACCTGGATCCCCAGTGAATTTGTAAAATATCCTACTGTAGAACAAG TTGACTGGTTGGTGTAA
- the LOC116367773 gene encoding uncharacterized protein LOC116367773 encodes MSLLWQCAILLAVVAASVANEDFNVDCEKHSIKVTWKVSPELVEHAARLFLGHCVPSTFSVLPTGEGMATFHYNLNGCAIKKRVTGEKHIYSTSLTYRPNRKPKPAAISHHIKCVYIRPEGWIPPFLIPAYGSAEGHGGLVFHMALLNEDLTGLAKSSLFPLGSFIPIWAAVDQKDHQPLLLLLEECVAATTPELQSASLVYPIITNKGCLADGKTGNSRFLPRYHSSAILLYLQSFKFALGEEVYIHCKLVAWDPEVFDIEKKACHYIKETGEWELLDDPSQSDLCKCCDSSCKPRLKRGVDSEPQGLVQNSVLGPLTIVENSETWIPSEFVKYPTVEQVNWLV; translated from the exons ATGTCTCTCCTTTGGCAATGTGCAATTCTTTTGGCTGTCGTAGCAGCAAGCGTTGCCAATGAAG ATTTTAATGTGGATTGTGAGAAACACTCCATTAAAGTGACATGGAAGGTCAGTCCAGAGTTGGTTGAACATGCTGCCCGTcttttccttggacactgtgttccgTCCACATTTTCTGTTCTTCCCACGGGAGAAGGGATGGCGACATTCCACTACAACCTCAATGGCTGTGCCATCAAGAAACGG GTGACTGGAGAAAAACACATCTATTCAACCAGCCTGACTTACAGACCTAACCGAAAGCCCAAACCTGCTGCTATTAGTCACCATATTAAGTGTGTTTACATAAG ACCTGAGGGATGGATTCCCCCATTCCTTATCCCTGCCTATGGTAGTGCTGAGGGTCATGGAGGATTGGTTTTCCACATGGCACTCCTCAATG AAGACCTTACTGGTCTGGCTAAGAGCAGCCTGTTTCCCCTGGGCTCTTTCATCCCCATCTGGGCAGCAGTGGATCAGAAGGACCATCAGCCCTTGCTGCTGCTCTTGGAGGAGTGTGTGGCGGCCACAACACCAGAACTGCAGTCTGCGAGCCTGGTGTACCCCATCATCACCAACAAGGG TTGCCTTGCAGATGGGAAGACTGGGAACTCCAGGTTCCTGCCTAGGTACCACTCGTCTGCTATTCTGCTTTACCTGCAGTCCTTCAAGTTTGCCTTAGGCGAGGAA GTGTATATTCATTGTAAGCTTGTTGCATGGGACCCTGAGGTTTTTGATATAGAAAAGAAGGCTTGCCACTACATTAAAGAGACTGGAGA ATGGGAGCTGCTGGACGACCCGTCTCAAAGTGACCTCTGCAAGTGCTGTGACTCGAGTTGCAAGCCTCGGTTGAAGAGGGGTGTGGATTCAG aaCCCCAGGGCCTGGTTCAAAACTCTGTTCTTGGACCGCTCACAATAGTGGAAAACTCTGAAACCTGGATCCCCAGTGAATTTGTAAAATATCCTACTGTAGAACAAG TTAACTGGTTGGTGTAA